A part of Halobacillus shinanisalinarum genomic DNA contains:
- the cymR gene encoding cysteine metabolism transcriptional regulator CymR produces the protein MKISTKGRYGLTIMIELARKFGEGPISLKQIARDNNLSEHYLEQLIAPLRNASLVKSVRGAYGGYMLTKPPHEITAGDVIRILEGPITPVEGIEDEEPAKQALWKRVRDAVKDVLDTTTLEDLKDHVDDQTQDAYMFYI, from the coding sequence ATGAAGATCTCTACGAAAGGACGTTATGGATTAACGATCATGATCGAGCTTGCCAGAAAGTTTGGTGAAGGACCGATCTCTTTAAAACAAATAGCTAGAGACAATAATTTGTCTGAGCACTATTTAGAGCAATTAATCGCTCCATTGCGTAATGCAAGTCTTGTGAAAAGTGTTAGAGGTGCATACGGTGGCTATATGTTAACAAAGCCTCCACACGAAATTACTGCCGGTGACGTGATTCGAATACTGGAAGGACCAATTACGCCTGTGGAAGGAATTGAGGATGAGGAGCCAGCTAAGCAGGCGCTTTGGAAAAGAGTAAGGGATGCAGTAAAGGATGTTTTGGATACGACAACATTAGAGGATCTAAAAGATCATGTAGATGATCAAACACAGGATGCTTATATGTTCTACATTTAA
- a CDS encoding cysteine desulfurase family protein: MEPIYLDHAATTPVHEQVIEAMVPVYQEVFGNPSSVHQFGRKARSLLDKARSTAARSLGAKEKEIIFTSGGTEADNLAIIGTALANQGKGKHMITTKIEHHATLHAVEALEKDGFEITYLPVYEDGRVKVEDFEASLREDTILVSIMMVNNETGVIQPIEAIADQLASHQAYFHSDIVQAYGLTEINVEKLPVDLLAVSSHKINGPKGIGFLYVREGTQVQSLAYGGEQERKRRAGTENVPGIIGFQKAIELTEAERFSREERYARFKTLFLKQLTEEAIVYEINGSKNQAVSTIVNVSFPKMNVETMLMNFDLSGIAASSGSACTAGSVEPSHVLSAMYGKEDARTVNSIRFSFGIANNEENVIEAAKRISQIVKRLT; this comes from the coding sequence TTGGAGCCTATTTATTTAGATCATGCTGCTACAACCCCTGTCCATGAACAGGTGATCGAAGCAATGGTTCCGGTTTACCAGGAGGTATTTGGAAACCCGTCGAGTGTTCACCAATTTGGCCGCAAAGCTAGAAGTCTTCTTGACAAGGCTCGTAGTACAGCCGCCAGAAGTTTGGGTGCGAAAGAGAAGGAGATCATTTTCACAAGCGGCGGGACAGAGGCTGATAATCTGGCCATTATCGGTACGGCGCTGGCTAATCAGGGAAAAGGGAAGCATATGATTACGACAAAAATCGAACACCATGCTACACTTCATGCTGTTGAAGCCCTAGAAAAAGACGGTTTTGAAATTACCTATTTACCCGTATATGAAGATGGACGTGTGAAAGTAGAGGATTTTGAGGCTTCACTAAGAGAGGATACGATCTTAGTCTCAATTATGATGGTAAACAATGAAACAGGAGTCATCCAGCCTATTGAAGCGATAGCAGACCAACTCGCTTCCCACCAGGCTTATTTTCATTCGGATATCGTCCAGGCCTATGGATTAACGGAAATAAATGTTGAGAAACTACCTGTTGATTTATTAGCTGTATCAAGTCACAAAATTAATGGGCCAAAAGGAATTGGTTTTCTTTATGTTCGTGAAGGTACCCAAGTGCAGTCACTTGCATATGGCGGTGAACAGGAAAGAAAACGCCGGGCAGGAACAGAAAACGTTCCAGGGATTATAGGTTTTCAAAAAGCGATTGAACTGACGGAAGCGGAACGGTTTTCAAGAGAAGAACGTTACGCACGCTTTAAAACGTTATTTTTAAAACAATTAACGGAGGAAGCGATTGTCTATGAAATCAATGGTTCAAAGAATCAGGCCGTGTCGACCATTGTCAATGTAAGCTTCCCCAAGATGAATGTCGAAACAATGCTTATGAATTTTGATTTATCAGGAATAGCAGCCTCAAGCGGGAGTGCTTGTACGGCAGGTTCTGTTGAGCCCTCGCATGTTCTATCAGCTATGTATGGTAAAGAAGATGCGCGAACAGTCAACTCAATTCGTTTTAGTTTCGGGATCGCGAATAACGAAGAGAATGTCATAGAAGCGGCGAAACGGATTAGCCAAATCGTAAAAAGGCTGACATAG